One window from the genome of Mesorhizobium loti encodes:
- a CDS encoding nucleotide sugar epimerase/dehydrogenase, producing MVNTALVTGGSGYFGELLTKQLLEQGTHVRVFDLNFPGFSHPNLEFFKGTILDRNAVKQAVSGVKKVFHNVAQVPLAKDVDLFWSINKDGTQILADESVAAGVVKLIYTSSSAVFGVPKANPVTENTVTNPAEDYGRAKLAGEMICKEAMQRHGLDVAIVRPRTILGHGRLGIVQILFDWIERGLDIPVFAGGNNRYQFVHSDDLAWACIAASDMRGFAEYNIGAAEFGTMRELLQTVIDHTGTESRIKSIPMRPTALAANLASTLGLSPLGPYHSLMYGRSMYFDISKAQRELDFMPKYSNSQMIIETYDWYQANKASLSKGRASRHKSPVKQQILALVPYVLRMAPG from the coding sequence ATGGTGAATACAGCTCTAGTTACCGGCGGTTCGGGATATTTTGGGGAATTGTTGACCAAACAGTTACTTGAGCAAGGAACCCACGTTCGCGTGTTCGACCTAAATTTCCCTGGCTTCAGTCATCCTAATCTGGAATTTTTCAAAGGCACGATCCTGGACCGTAACGCGGTCAAACAAGCAGTCTCCGGCGTCAAAAAGGTGTTCCACAACGTTGCCCAAGTGCCTTTAGCCAAGGATGTGGACCTATTCTGGTCCATCAACAAGGACGGTACTCAGATCCTTGCCGACGAATCGGTTGCGGCAGGAGTCGTGAAGCTGATCTATACTTCTTCCAGCGCTGTTTTTGGCGTCCCCAAAGCGAATCCCGTCACAGAGAATACAGTGACCAATCCTGCTGAAGACTACGGACGCGCAAAATTGGCAGGAGAAATGATTTGCAAGGAGGCAATGCAACGCCATGGTCTGGATGTGGCGATTGTGCGCCCGCGGACCATTCTCGGACACGGCCGCCTTGGCATCGTCCAAATTCTCTTTGACTGGATAGAACGGGGCCTCGACATTCCAGTTTTTGCTGGCGGGAATAACAGATATCAGTTCGTTCACTCGGATGATTTGGCCTGGGCATGCATTGCAGCATCGGATATGCGGGGATTTGCGGAATACAATATTGGGGCGGCCGAATTTGGCACAATGCGTGAACTTCTGCAGACGGTAATTGACCATACTGGAACCGAAAGCCGTATCAAGTCTATTCCAATGAGGCCGACTGCCCTTGCAGCGAATTTAGCAAGTACGCTCGGGCTTTCTCCCTTGGGTCCCTACCATTCGCTTATGTACGGGCGCTCGATGTATTTCGATATTTCGAAAGCACAGAGAGAACTTGATTTTATGCCGAAGTATTCTAATTCTCAGATGATCATCGAAACTTATGATTGGTATCAGGCCAATAAGGCCTCTCTGAGCAAAGGCAGAGCGTCACGCCATAAGTCGCCGGTCAAGCAGCAAATTCTGGCACTGGTTCCTTACGTATTGCGGATGGCCCCGGGATGA
- a CDS encoding transcription regulator has product MHVKTNEKKEKATGTQLLDRSIAILNHLGELGRGGARVSEIAEAFGLNMSTAHRIISGLERHRYIERDDTTKRYRLGLALFALGAKAADTTGMRRVCHPALLRIAAETGDTVFLMARNGFNTVCVDRQDGGYRIDSLTGQVGGQIPLGVGPASQAILAMLPPNQAEVILETNAPQFERYHGLTADEIRHALPEIRGRGYAVDDGHLVEGISAIAVPIILESGNVAGALAINMTSARLRRCSVGDFVQILRREIDEIERTMNPHDVSIAS; this is encoded by the coding sequence GTGCACGTGAAGACGAACGAAAAGAAGGAGAAGGCGACTGGAACCCAATTGCTGGACCGTTCCATCGCTATCTTGAATCATCTTGGAGAGCTCGGCCGCGGCGGTGCGCGGGTTTCCGAGATTGCTGAAGCCTTCGGCCTAAATATGTCGACGGCACATCGCATCATCAGCGGCCTGGAGCGACATCGCTACATCGAGCGCGACGACACTACAAAGCGGTACAGACTGGGGCTAGCCCTGTTTGCGCTCGGAGCGAAAGCTGCGGACACGACGGGTATGCGACGCGTTTGTCATCCTGCTTTGCTACGAATTGCGGCCGAAACGGGTGATACTGTCTTTCTTATGGCTCGCAACGGCTTCAACACCGTCTGTGTCGACCGACAGGACGGCGGCTACCGAATCGACAGCCTCACCGGACAGGTCGGTGGCCAGATACCCCTTGGGGTGGGTCCCGCCAGCCAGGCGATCTTGGCCATGCTGCCACCAAACCAAGCCGAGGTCATTCTAGAAACCAACGCACCACAATTCGAGCGCTACCATGGATTGACAGCGGACGAAATCCGGCATGCGCTGCCAGAGATCCGCGGGCGCGGCTATGCCGTGGATGACGGGCACCTTGTGGAAGGAATTTCAGCGATAGCGGTGCCAATCATCCTAGAAAGCGGAAATGTAGCAGGCGCGCTCGCCATCAACATGACTAGCGCAAGGCTGCGGAGGTGCAGCGTAGGCGACTTCGTTCAGATTCTGCGACGTGAAATCGACGAAATCGAACGCACGATGAACCCACACGATGTTTCGATTGCCAGTTAA
- a CDS encoding hydrolase/peptidase, with protein sequence MTANRQAFTTEEFKTRVARVQSEMSVRGIDILLLHAPENIYYLTGHQTSGYFAYQTVVLAQAGDPQLLLRFLEKGNVDEYSWLPDASTWKEGDDVVEKTLALVRGFGAAGKRIGLEKRSWFLTSAIADALTNGLSDATIVDASLLVDRVRVIKSPAEVGYIRRAAQIAEIEQQVAFATICDGATEAQVAAAVFAAGVNAGCEYTGLPHHIMSGYRYNVCHANWSPKIIRRGELVLFEFYGCLERYHATQMRTVAIGHASDEVTRAADIVVAAQDAGIAAMKPGASAREVDALVRQPIRKIRPEYYNRTGYSTGIGFPPKTAEWEALDFNEQEDWELKEGMAFHMLALACGFGISETVVVTSNGVERLTGSNGRALLIK encoded by the coding sequence ATGACCGCGAACCGGCAAGCGTTTACAACTGAGGAATTTAAGACGCGCGTGGCGCGAGTGCAGTCAGAAATGTCGGTGCGGGGAATCGATATTCTCTTGCTGCACGCTCCAGAGAATATCTACTACCTTACCGGCCACCAGACATCGGGTTATTTCGCCTACCAGACCGTCGTTCTCGCTCAGGCCGGTGACCCGCAACTACTGTTGCGCTTTCTGGAAAAGGGGAATGTCGACGAATATTCGTGGCTCCCGGATGCCTCCACTTGGAAGGAAGGCGATGACGTTGTGGAAAAAACGCTCGCCCTGGTGCGCGGTTTCGGTGCCGCCGGCAAACGCATCGGACTGGAGAAAAGGTCCTGGTTTTTGACGTCTGCAATCGCAGATGCGCTGACCAATGGACTTAGCGATGCCACGATTGTGGATGCGAGCTTGCTTGTCGATCGCGTTCGCGTGATCAAATCACCCGCCGAGGTCGGCTACATCCGACGTGCAGCACAGATCGCCGAAATCGAGCAGCAGGTCGCGTTTGCGACCATTTGCGATGGAGCCACGGAGGCCCAGGTTGCTGCTGCCGTTTTCGCGGCAGGCGTGAACGCCGGCTGCGAATATACCGGCCTGCCACACCACATCATGTCCGGATACCGCTATAATGTGTGCCACGCGAACTGGAGTCCGAAGATCATCCGCCGTGGCGAATTAGTGCTCTTCGAGTTCTACGGATGTCTCGAACGCTATCATGCAACGCAGATGCGTACCGTGGCCATCGGCCACGCTTCGGACGAGGTAACCCGGGCCGCCGACATCGTTGTTGCCGCTCAGGATGCCGGCATTGCTGCTATGAAGCCCGGAGCTTCGGCCCGCGAAGTCGATGCGTTGGTGCGGCAGCCAATCCGCAAGATCCGGCCCGAGTATTACAATCGAACCGGCTACTCGACCGGCATCGGATTCCCGCCGAAGACTGCAGAGTGGGAAGCGCTCGACTTCAATGAACAGGAAGATTGGGAACTAAAGGAAGGCATGGCCTTCCACATGCTGGCGCTGGCCTGTGGGTTTGGCATCAGTGAAACTGTCGTCGTAACGAGCAATGGGGTTGAGCGCCTCACCGGTTCGAACGGGCGTGCACTTCTGATCAAGTGA